In the Bdellovibrionales bacterium CG10_big_fil_rev_8_21_14_0_10_45_34 genome, CCTCATATTAAAAAGTTTGATGAAGAGCGCGAGATGAACGTGCTAATTCTCGTTGATGTGAGTGGGTCAAGTTACTTTGGCAGTCGCTATTATCTCAAACTTGAGGCCATGGCGCAGATAGCAGCTCTTCTGGGGCTGGCAGCAACAAAAAATCGTGATGTTGTAGGGTTTGGTTTTTACTCTGAGATCATTGAAAAGTTCACTCCCTTCTCTAAATCGCGCACCCAAGTTCAAAGAATGATTCGAGACGTGCTCACACTTAAGGCCCAGTCTCGTAAAACAAACTTAAAAGCGGCTACCGACTTCGCAAGAAGCGTGTGCAAAAAAAGATCGACAATATTTTTAATCGGCGATCTCTTTGGGGTAGAGCACGAAACGTCACTGAGGCTATTGAGTCGAAAGCACGATGTAATAGGTGTCGCAGTCAACGATCCGTTAGAGCTGGAACCTCCGAGTCTTGGGCTCATCCAGTGGGTAGATCCAGAGAGCGGAGAGTCGCAGTGGGTAGACACAGATAGCTTAGCGGTTCGTGACTTTGTGAAAAACACAATGGCCAATCTCGTCAGCGAAAGAAAAGAAGTTTTTAGAAAAGCACGGGCTGATTTGGTTGAAACTCATACAGGCGAGGGCGTGCTAGAGCCGATCGTTCGATTTTACTCTCAAAAAAGAAGGCGAAGATGATCGGCGCCTGTAAGCCAACTTGGCAGCTTCCAGATCGAGATACCCAGCCGCAGCTTTTTGGCGATTCTGCCGGACCATTTACGGTAGGTGATCGCGCTATTTTTCGGTGCAGTTGCCAAGAAGTTCAGGCTACTTCGGATGAGTTGGTCGGGTTAAGCCGAAAAGACGGCAAACCCATAAAAGTTTCAGAGAATATCGCGCTTTTGGCACCTATTCGAGTAGCAGATTCAGTCTGCGAGATTCAAGTGACATCTTATGTTCCGACAGATCATCAATTGTCAGATTACCAGTTAGTAGTCGGGGAGCAGAAGATTGATTTTGAACCTTTTCGTATAGAGTTCGTCTCAGTTCTTGACCCCAACCAGCCATCGCCAACACCTTATCCGCCTTACGGTGGCATTTCTTTGGATTGGCCCCTTATAGTTTGGTGGCTCATTGGCGGCTTAACGTTTTTGATGGCGACTCTTTTGGGTTTTTGGCTACGTCGCCTGAGAAAGAAAAAGAGAACTCGTCTTCGAAAAGAAAAACTACTCACATCTAGAAAGCCAAGAGATGAAATGGCGTTTCAGGTAAGAAACATTATAAGGCAAATAGATTTCTCTGAGAAGGTGCCCGATCTCAACACCAGAATAAGCGCTGAGGTCATTCACTTTTTTATTCGCGAGTTTGAGATTCCTATTGATGAGCAGCTGACGTCGGCGTCATTGCGGCAGCTACGAAAAGCGTTAAAAAATGCCACAAATAGTGCTGATCTACTGAATGAAGCTAAGATCATAATTAAAGAAGTGAGAAATCTCAAACGTAGCCAAAATGTGGCACAAGAAGCTGCCAGGGATTTTTTGAAGCGGGCGATGCGTTTTGCTGAAAACATAGTGGAAGCAAAGAAAAAATGACTTTTCGTAACCCAGAGTATTTTTGGCTTTTTATACCATTAGCAGTCGTGCTCGGGTTGCTTATGTATCGGCGCAAGCAAATTAAGACATCGGTAATGTGGCCAAATGCAGGGCTTTTTTTAAAAGGTCCGCGCGGATTCAAAGCAAGATTTTGGTGGTTAGCTCGTTTGATGTGGTTAGCAGGGGCAAGCTTTTTGATTGTTGGCCTTGCTAGGCCACAAGTTTCTTCTGTCACAACTAAGAAGAACGTTGAAGGCATTGATATTGTTTTTGCTCTTGATATCTCAGACAGCATGTTGATCGAAGATATGAACCCTTACGAGAACCGATTGGAGGCCGCAAAGTCGACAATTCGCGATTTTATAGAAAAGCGTTTTTCAGATCGAATGGGATTGGTGGTTTTCTCGGGAGAGGCATACACAAGAGTTCCCCCAACCTTGGATTACAAGGTGCTTAAGCAGTCGGTATTTGAAGTGCAAACTCAGAGGGCTTTAAAGTTAGGAACGGCCATTGGCGTGGCGCTCGCGAATGCCGTGGCTCGGCTAAGGGATTCAGAAGCAAAAACCAGAGTTATCGTATTGCTAACGGATGGCGAAAACAATTCCGGAACAATTTCTCCTGAGACAGCGCTTGAAATTGCTAAGGGCTATAGCATGAGGATCTACACAATTGGTGTAGGTCGTGATGGCGAGGCCAGATTGCCAGTTTATCACGAAAGAGGTGGGCAGAGGTTTAAGACTTATCAGCCTATGCATAGCAAAGTGAATGATGATCTACTTGGTCGAATGGCAGAAGAGACTGGCGGCAAATACTTTCGCGCGACCACAGCGGGTGGGCTTGAAGAAGTTTTTGATTCGATCAACTCTCTAGAGAAGACGAAGATTGAAAGCAATCAGTTCACCCAGTATGAAGAGAAGTTTGCTGGTTGGATCATTCTGTCGCTCTTGCTCGGCTCGTTAGGCTTTGTGACGAGCGCGACTTGGCTTAGAGGTGTTGGTGATGTTTAGATGGCTTGATCCGTCTTGGCTATATGGCGTTTGGGCATGTTTAGGGTTGTTCGTTCTATATATCATTTGGTCAAGACGACAAAAAAATCAGTGGCTAAAACATTTTTCTCAGCAAAATTTACGTTATGTCAGGAAGGGCTCCGACAAGGCTGCTCATTTGAGTCGTGTTGTGCTTTTACTTATTTCACTTGCGCTGCTGTTTGTTGCTTTGGCCAGGCCCCAGCTAGGTCAGGGAGTTGAATCCGTCAAAGTACAAGGGGTTGAGCTTATTATTGGTATTGATCTTTCTAAGAGTATGTTAGCCGAAGATCTCAAACCCAGCCGATTGGCTCTTGCAAAAAAACAAATCAATCGACTGCTCGATAACCTCGGCGGCGACAGAGTTGGCTTGATTGGTTTTGCTGGCTCGGCTGTTTTGCTCTCACCGTTAACGAATGATTTTTCGGCCATTCGAATGTTTTTAGACTCAGCAGATGAGCAAACAGTTAGCACCCAAGGCACTAATTTTTTAGCAGTCTTAGAGCTTGCCAAGAAGTCCTTCGAAGATGGTGGAATGGAAGTAACAGAAACGCAAAGGGTCACAAGAGTTGTGTTGTTGATTACTGATGGCGAAGATCACCAGTCAGAGACAATGAAGAAACTAGAGGAACTCGGAGAATCAGGGATACGTGTGTTCACTGTGGGCGTCGGAACAGAAGAAGGAGCGCCCATACCAGATAGAGATGACAGAGGGTATCTTCGAGGATATCAAAAAGAAGCGCAGCAGGTCGTAGTATCAAAGGCAAACTTCGAAAGCTTGCGAGCCCTCGCAGTTAAGGGTGGCGGATCGTTTTTTGTGGCGACTTTCAATGGCACAGAAATTAATCAACTGAGACAAGATCTTCAGGCTTTAGAGCGAGCCGAGTTTGAGACGGAGATTGTGGCGAATTACCAAGAATTGTTTCAGTATCCTTTGATTTTGTCGTTTGTGTGTCTGTCGATCTTCTTTTTGACGATTGTAAACTGGCGGCAATTCACTCGAGCCGGTGCGGCTATGGTCTTTTTGGCGATCTTTGGTTTCAGTTTGTCAAGCGAGCGAGCAATGGCGCAGACTTCAGAAAGTTTGAATCCTTTTGAAGTTTACAAAAACAACCAAGCATTAAAATATTCCGAGGAGGACGAAGCCGAGAAGCTACGCTCTTTAGAGGCGCTGGAATCTCTTGCCATAGCCAATTCCAATGATGCGAAACTTCAGTTCAATTACGCTGTCTTGTTGTGGGTATTAAAAAGGCCGGAGGCAGCGTTAAAGGTGTTAGAAAGAATCTCGCAGCTGGATGCGTCGCCAGAACTTCGATTTATTCAGTATTTCAATGCAGCGGCTATTGCGACGGAGCTAAAAAAGATCGAGTTGGCGCTCGCATATTATCAGAAGGCCCTAGATTTGAACCCCAACTCCCAAGAGGTTAAACACAACATTGAGCTGCTACTTAAAAGTCAAAGTGGTAGCGGCGGAGATAGTGATCAGCAGAAGGATCAAAAGGATCAGGATCAGTCACAAAACGAACAGCAGCAGCAAGACAAAAAGCAAGGGGAGCAAGGGGAAGACGAGAAAGACAGCGATAAAGAAGAAGCCAAGGACAAGAAGGATCAGGGGCAGACTGGAGACCAGCCACCTACCCCAACCCCTTCCCCTAAGGATCAAGGTCAACAAGAGCCAAAAGAATTTAAAAGCGAGGAATTGACGAAGAAGGATGTGCAAAACATTCTAGATGAGCTGAAGAGGCAAGAAGAAAAAATTAGGAATCAACTCAATCAAAAGCCAGTAAAAGAACCACCTAACGGAAAAGACTGGTAGTGTAGTAAATATGAATGGTGTCGTGAAAAGGAGTAAGGCAGTCACTGTGGATTTAAAAAAAGCCGCATTAGAAAGTTTTACTAAGCTAACTTGGCTCAAACTGATGTCAGTCGCTGCACTATTCTTTTTTGTCACTACGAGCGGCTGGGCGCAAGCAAAGGTCACTGTAGAGAGTCATGTGGAGCCGTCAGAAGGTATAGCGGTTGGCGATTTCGTAAGATACACAGTTGAAGTTAATGTAGAGGGTGGCTCCGTAAATATACAGAGCGTCGACATTGGTGAAACTAGTGGCTTTTTAAAGAGATCTCAAAGTACCAGCGTCCAAAGCCGTCACGAACTGATAAATGGACAGATACAGACTTCGGTCTTACGATCTTACACATTTATCTTAGTCGCAGATAAAGACGGAACATTCACGCTCCCCCCCGCAAAAGTGACGACAGAAGAGGGAGTTTTAGAAACCAACCCCGTAAAACTCTTAGTGGCCAAATCGAGTGGCCGCTCAGGCGGAGGCAGCCAAGCTCCCCAGCAGGCACGCCCAAATAGGCAGAATCCTTTTGGCAGCGACCCCTTCACAAATGATCCCTTCTTTGAAGATCTTGATGACCTCTACAGCAAGATGCTCAGAAGAAGAGGTGTTGCTCCGCCTGCAGCGCCCCCAAAGAACTTTAATCCAAATGAAGCTTTCTTTATTAAATTAGAAGTCGACAAAGAATCGGCGTACGCGGGCGAGCAATTAACAGCGTCTTGGTATCTTTATACCAAATCGAACATCGTAAATATTGATACACTAAAATATCCTGATCTAAAGGGCTTCTGGAAAGAAGACATCGAAGTCGCTACAAAATTGAACTTCGAATCTGTGATTGTTGGCGGCTTACAGTACCAGAGGGCTTTGCTTGTTTCTTACGCACTCTTTCCGCTGAAACCAGGGGTTGCAGTCATTGATCCGTATCGGGCCAAGTGCACGGTCTCTTCTGGTGGCGTGTTTACTTTTGGTCAACTTCTTGAGCTGACTAAAACAAGTGAGATAAAGAAAATTCAAGTGAAAGATTTGCCAAGCCCAGTACCAGTGGATTTCACCGGAGCGGTTGGGGAGTTTTCTGTTTCATCTGAAATAACTGCTCAGACTTTGCGTGTGGGCGAGCCATTTCCGCTGAAAGTTAAGGTAGAGGGTAAGGGCAATGCAAAGCAAGTGAGTCTTCCTGCGCTTAACCTTCCTCAGACTGTAGAAAAGTATGATCAAACGGAAGACTCAAAGTTTTACAAGGATGGCAGAAGCTATAAAGAGGTTGAAGTCTTGCTCATACCCCGAGTTGAGGGGGAGCTGAAGATACCGGCAATGTCGTTTAGTTTTTTTGATCCTAATAGGCAGCAGTACGAAACTAAAATGACTAATGAGTTTGTGGTTCAAATTGGTCCCGCGCAGGCTGGCTCTCAGTTTCCTTCGCAGCGTCTGGCAATCGACGGTAGCGATACACAAAGGCCAGCAGACTTTCTAGTGGCAGGAGGCTATTCGTCCTTGCCGGGCTGGCTTTCATTGATGAGAGATCATTACTATTGGCTATCGCTATCGGTTGTAAGTCTTCTTTCAGTGCTAGCTATGTTTTTGAGGTTTAGCTCTTCGCGCCGCAAAGTGCCCCAGCTCCATAAACAAGTCGCTTCTCGGGTGAAAAAACTAGAGGCACTTTTGAAGCAAGAAGATTTAACGAAGTTAGGAGCTGAGGGTGTGAACTCTATTTATTGGCTACTTAGCCAGTTTAAAGATGAGGCCAGTGCGAGCAGTTTTGATGACCTTATCTCTCAGTTGCCACCATCAATGAAGACGCTAGCTCATACTGAGCTTCGGGCCATTTTCGAAGAGTTTGAAGCTCTCACATTCAGAAGAGAGAATAATGGCGCTGAAAAAGGCACTGACAGGGCCAGTGATCGAGGAACTGAAAAGGCTGTTCACAAAGGCATGCCTCAAGATTATAAAAAATCTCTGCGCGAACTCATCACGAAATACGAAAAAATCGCTCACGAATTATTGAGTTAAGGCTCTGTCAATCCACCCCTGTAAATCCAGGTGGTTTGCGGGCGAGCAAGAATTAAGTTTTTTGATTGTGCTTTTTTTGCGAGCGAACTCAAAAAGATCAAATATTGCGTATTGAGCGGCATTAATTCTAGCTTCGTCCTATTTTTGAAGAGTCTTTGAAACAAGTCTTTGAAAAGGCGGTCAAGTAAAGCCGCTCCCCAACTCTCCGGATACCGAGTTATTTGTTGATGACCTTGCATTCCAGCGAAGCTCTCGTGTTCAGCTGGGGGTTTTGTCGATGCGAACTGATTGTCGCCTTCCATGGGCTCATGCGCCTTTGAAAATTCCTCTCGGATTTCTTTTAACAACTGAAAAAGAGCTTCCGTCGAAAGAGAAACTAATGGCAACTGGGTATCGAAATCAAACAGTGTGCGCTCTTGTTCTGTTAATCCAAAAATCTTCGACTGGGTGTGTTTTAAGTCAGCCACTATGAAATCAATAGATTCTCTGTGCAAACTCAGGTGTTTAAGAACTTCTACGAAGGGCGTGCTCATCGCTGCATCTATGAAAAAGGTCCACCTTGAATCTAGTGACTGAAGAGCCGCATATTCTCTCTGAGAGGTTCCGGACTTTTGATCAAGGGTGGCGGAACTCTGTGACGTTGGTTGAGGTTTGGCCATTTTCGGCGTACTTCCTTGAGAATGCCTGGGCTCGAAGAAGGAGATCAGAGACAATGAATCGTAGGTAAAAATATCAAGAGATTGATTCTGCTTTGCATTGTATCTCCAATGTTTGGGTAGGTGGACCGAGTAATCGTTTGTCATCTGAAAGAAGCTCTGTAAGTCTCGTAAAAAGAGGTCCACCTCTTTTTCTGACGGCTGGCCGATAGCTACAAACGAAATGGTTTTCATTGTACCCTTCTAACTTGAAATTTTGAAAGAGAGTATCAGAAGTAGATGATAAAGAGAGATCTCGAGTTGCTTTTTCATTTTTGCACTGTAGTCACCTTATTAGGTGGGTTAGTTTGCAGCACCGCAACCGCCGACATCAAATGGGCCGTTAGTGGTGCACATTGGACGGGCGCTGTAACGCCGCTCAGCCAAGCTAAAATGTCTGAATTAGCTTTTCAGTATCAAAAGTGCGCAGAGTTTTCGGTGAGGGCGCACGCGGTTGTTCCTGCCGCTACAAAGCACTGGGTCGCCATGGCCGAAATTCGGTGTGCCCTATTCGCGCTAGAAGCAAAACAAATCACTGCCAAGCAGTTTCAATATTATGTGAACCGCTGGATTCAGCATCGTCCACCTTTACCGGGACAACCTCTTTATGACGAGGTAAGAAATCTTGATGTAAATGTTCAACTAACGGCTATCGAAAACTATCCCGGCAGCCGGCGTGGGGCAGTATATGAAGAATTGTTGTCTGGGGTAGTTGGTCTTGATGCATGGATGAATTCTCAGAAAAAAGCGCGATATTACTTTTGGGCAGCTAGCTTGAGTTTGGCAAAAGGGGACCACCCGGCAGCAAAGGTACTTGCTGAAAGAAGTTTGTCGGGGGGATTTTCGGTTGAAGCCGCCCAAGTACACTCCAAATCGAGTGAGAAGCTGGCGCAGAATCCCAACTGCACGGGTGACTGTGCCGCCCAGGCGGGAGAGCAGCGAAATCACTTGATAGAAGAGGCTGGCACTCTCGTTGACGAGGTTAAAAAAGCAAAAAACATTTCAGAAAAAGTGCAGGCCCTTGAGAAGCTACAAGATAAATATCCTCAGTCTCAGCAGTTGGCAAAACTATGGGAAAATCTAAAAGACGGTGCAAAAAAAGAATTAGGAAGAGAAAGTTCTATAAGTAAAACCTGGAAGAAGGCTTTGCAGGGTGCACCTGCCCCAGTCTTGTTAGATCTTATTGATATAGCCTACTATCGTGGCGATCAGGACGGTTGTGCATTGTTTGCTGAGCTTATTGCTGATTCGGCGGCTGAGGCCCTGGGCGAACTCTGGCAGCTGAAGTGTCTCAACCTTTCGGAAGATCAACAAAAAGAGATTTATAAAAAGTTTGTTAAAAAGCGATCGCGCTGGCTGGGTTCTCCTATCGAAAGTGAGATGTTACTTCTTTCGGGTTTTTCAGCTCTTAAAGATTCTAACTTCGATGAAGCGTCGTCACTATTTTTGGAGCTCTCGACAGTTGATCAGAGCAGTGAGTGGAATCTCAAAGGGCTCTACTGGGCTTGGTATTCTTTCTCAGAAAGCTTGGCGGTTTTTGCGCAAAAGCCCGAAGAGAAGCGTTCGCCATCTGAGGTAAAAAGCATCGCTGAGCTACGTGAGAAAATTGAACAAATAAGATCAGTGTTGATAGAAGAGTATCCACTCACTTATTACGGTATTCGGGCTCGAATGAGCCGCCCAGAAGAACCTTGGTTTGATAAGGCAAAAACACTACCCTCAAAGCAAGTGGTCTTAAAGGTTCCTGCTGACATAGAACAGCTGGCCAAAAATGGTTGGCCGGCAGAGGCGGCAGCATCGTTGAGAGCCCAACTTGCCCATTTATCACCAGTAGCGTCAATCGAGCGACTCAATTGGTTTTCGAAAATAGGTGCCTACCGACCAGCAATCAGTGAATTCACTCTGGTGTGGGATCAATTGAGAAGCGAAAGAAGTGAAGTGTTATTAAAAGGCGGATTTCCTAAGCCTTTTAAGTCGATATTTGAACACTTTGCAAAAGAGAATAGCCTAGATAACGATCTTGTTTTCTCGCTAGCGAGGCAAGAGAGTGCTTTTGATTATAGTGCCGTGAGTATAGCGGGCGCACTTGGACTTATGCAAATGATGCCAGCTACGGCAAGAGACGTTGCCTCTCAGCTCAGGTTCCGCAAGTATCCCGTTGAAATGGCACTGACAAAACCCTGGATCAATGTGCAGTTTTGTACTCGATATTTGGCTCAGATGTTAAAGATGTTCGATGGTCATGTGCCTTTGGCCCTGGCGGCATACAATGCTGGACCTGGTCGAGTGCGAGGTTGGCTCAAGATGAGACAGCTATCACCTCAAAAGTCCTCAAGAATCGCCGATGAAATGTGGATTGAGGAGATACCTTGGACAGAGACGCGAAATTACGTACTTTCAATTCTAAGAAACTTATTGGTTTACCGCTACTTGGGGTCAGGTCTAGACCCCGATCAACCGATTCTATGGGAGAGAAATGCGAAGCTTGCGCAGCTGACGCAGTGACGGTAGCCTTTAATTAGAGGAGATTCTGTTTTGACGAAATATTTCATTAAAAGTCTGACCGCATTGACACTCATCGTAACCGTCGGTTGCTCAACCACCTATCGGAGCGCATTTAATGCCGATGATGCTCCAGTCGAAGGAGATATCACAAAGTTCTCCGTCGAGTCGCAACTCCCTGATATGGATGCCGCTTCGGAGTCTGATCTTCCGCAAGAAGTGAACGGACAAGTAGAAAAGTGGATCAACTACTTTACTGGCCGCGGGCGACCTCATATGGAGAGATATCTTTCGCGCTCTTCTCGGTACCTTCCAATGATGAAAGCGATTCTGGTCAAGAACGGTTTGCCTGAGAATTTGGTTTATGTTGCTTTGATTGAATCAGGATTCAATTCGGTCGCGCACAGTCATGCGGGTGCTGTTGGCTATTGGCAATTCATACGTGGTACCGGTAAGGCATACGGTCTTCACATAGACTCACTTGTTGATGAAAGAAAAGACTTCATTCTTTCGACTGAAGCAGCGGCCAAATACTTAAGTGGTCTCTACAATTTATTTGGGTCTTGGTACTTAGCTATCGCAGCGTATAACGTTGGCGAGAATCGCATCAAGCGCTTAGTGATGAAGCACCAGACGCGGGACTTTTGGGAGCTTGTTCGAAAGCGCGGGTTGCCACGTGAAACTCAAGACTATGTTCCGAAGTTTATTGCGGCAAAGCATATTGCAAAAGACCCTTCGAAATTTGGTTTTACTGATATTCAGTATATGGTGCCTCTGCAGTTCGAGGAGATTCGCTCAAATCACGCAGTCGATCTTAAAGAGCTAGCGAAGAGGATTGATGTAGATTACCAAGAAATTCGCGCATTGAATCCAGCATATCGCAGTCAGTACGCCCCTGCTATGGGCGGGCGAGTTGTGTTGAGGGTTCCGGTGGGTCAAAAACTGCTAGCTCAGCAGTCTCTCGAATTTGCTAAAGCCACTCGGCGCGAAATTGCCAAAGCTGATCGCGGCTATTTTGTAAGCCACAAAGTACGTAGAGGCGAAACTCTTGGTGGGATAGCACGGCGGTATCGCACATCCATTCGCGCTATACGTGAAGCCAACAACATGGGCCGTAAAACCATGATTCGCGCAGGTTCGGTAATCAAGGTTCCATCTCGTACATATGCAAAAAGCGGCAGCACAAGCGATGCGAGTGTTCGCAAGCGTTACTCTAAGAGTTATGCAAACACGAGAGCTCCTAGTGGCGGTGGAGCTCCAGATTATAAAGTGCGACGCGGCGACAACTTGACGATTATTGCTAGTAAATTTGGAACTTCTGTTGCGCGTTTGCGCGCTGCTAACGGATTAAAGCGCGGGCAAGTTTTGATGGCGGGGAAGCGCCTCAAAATACCCGGGCACCAGCTTTCGGATGTTCATACAGTTCGTCGTGGCGACACGCTTTACGACATAGCCCGCAGGTACAAAACTTCTGTGGGCCGCCTTGCTCAGGCTAATGGTTTGAAGCGACGAGATTCACTTCACGTGGGTAAAAAACTTCGCATTCCTTAAGGAACGAATAGCAGCGTTATTCGTCGTCGACAGAGCACACGGCTATGCCTCCTCCTCGCGCCTTACTCTTCGCTTTATTGCGTTTGCTCGCTACGTTTAATGAAACGTCAACAATCGCTAATCTCTTGCCTGTTTATTCCGGTTTTTGTGCCAGACTTGTTTGTGCGAGACTTGGATGGCTTACAGTTATCTCGTCTCGGTGGGCAGTGCTCAGCGAATGAGTGCCGATAATCAAGGACAGTTGTGCACACGAGCTCGGATCCGCTATCCAGTTTAAATTTTTAGTATCTAAATATCTTGTTCCGATATCCAACAATTCTCTGAAGGCAGAAGCCCAGACTACTTTATATTCGATTTCCACGTCGAAAGTAGAATCAATCGGTACTTTAGAAATTCAGGTTAAGGCCGCCATTATTGGGCGCCACGTCGATTTGAGGTTTTATTCTTTTGATAACTTGTTTTTGTAGGCTCAAATACGGTTTTCAGCTCATAGTCGTTTTCGTTGGCTTGATCTTTCTCGCAATATTTTTGAGCATCACAGAAATCTTTCGATTTAAGCAATCGATTCATTTTTTCGTACATGTAAGCTCCCATAAGGGTGTTGTCGTATTCTTCAGACAGTACTCTCAGCTTGGTATTGAGATCTGTAATCCCGTCCGACACGGAATCCAATGTGCGAGCGAAGTTGTTCCCTCGAACAGTTTCTCGCATGCGAGTCATTTGTTCTTGTAGGGCGGTCATTTCGGCGCGGCGGATATCTTCCTCCTGAGATTTTTTGGTCTTTTCAAGCAGGGCATTTTGTGCAAGCGTTAATCTCTCGTCTGCGCTGTTGAGGCTACTCAGGGCTTTATTAAACTCATCTTCTAGTTTCTTTGCTTCCGCCTCTTTATCGGCGAGTGTTTTTTCTAAGTCAGACTTCTTATTCTGCCAAGCCATTTGGTTCAAATAACCTTTTCGACCTGTAATCTCAACAAATTTGGGCGAGTTTCTGCACACATAAGTTTTGTACTGTGAGTCTTCGAAGCAGTGCTCCTGAATAATTGAAATGTCCTTCTTAAACTCTTCAACGGCGGCTTTTGATTTGGCATATTCACCCCCCTTGCACTGCTCAAAGGATACTATATCTTTCGAGCCGCAAAGTTTTCGAAGATGCTCTGAGGCTTTTGCAGTACTGCGGTCAATCGTTTGCCGCGCTTGTGAGTAGGCGAGGCGCAAACCACCTATATCTTGAATTTTGACTTGATCTTTAGGGTCAAATTCGTCTACCGCATTAGTATTCGCGAAGACAAAAGATGAGGCTAAAACAAAAAGTGCTTTAGAAATAGGTGTTTGTAAAATGAGTTTCATCGCGCTCACCTCCATGTGTCGAACGGCCCTACCAGCGTGAAAAACGCATAGTACAGTCATTATTTCGTGAATATTTGAAAGAAGAAACAAGTTTCGTTGGAGCTGTCAGAAATCGACATTGGTCTTGAGAATGGGGTCTGGCATTTCAACAGCAGCACAAATTCACCTTACTGTTAAACCAACTTGCTCTTCACGTACTCGGCGACGGTGGTGAAATCTTTTGATGTCGGTGTGTTGGGGTGGCTTGAGACGTAGGGTATGCCCATTTCACACGAACGGGACAACTCAAGAGTGAATGGCACCGAAGCGAGCTTTTTAAGGCCTCGACCATCTAAATAAGCATCAATTTCGCCTTTTTGAAACATCTCAACTCGATCGCCGGCTGGTGTGAGCATGTAAGACATATTCTCAACAACACCCAATACAGGAATGCCAACACGGCCAAACATATCGATCGATCGCTTCACATCAGAAAGCGCAATATCTTGAGGAGTAGAAACCACAACGGCCCCACTGACCGGTACTTTCTGGGCAAGAGTTAGCTGCACGTCACCCGTACCAGGAGGCAGATCAATCACCAAAACATCAACTTCTCCCCAAAGAACATCTCTTAAAAACTGATCGATGGCCTTAAAGAGCATTGGCCCACGCCACACGAGCGCCGCGCTTTCTTCAATTAAGTAGCCGATACTCATCAACTTCACCCCGCCTCGTTCGATCGGAATGATTTTTCCGTCGGCGGTGATTTCTGGTTTTTGTCTGAGTGTTCCCGTGAGTCTAGGTACACTTGGTCCGTAAATGTCCGCATCAAGTAGGGCCGCTTTGAGCCCGACCTTTGCGAGCGAGTAAGCAAGATTCAAGGCCACAGTGCTTTTGCCGACGCCCCCTTTGCCAGAGCCAACAGCAAGAATTGTCTTAACGCCCCCAATGGGCTGTTGTTGTTCGAAGGGATTCATCTGCGCCATGAGGCTCCTTTGGTAGC is a window encoding:
- a CDS encoding DUF58 domain-containing protein: MKQEVSQEVLKQIKLIELKSRKLVNTLFGGEYKTSFKGQGMTFSEFREYVPGDDVRHISWTLTARTGRPHIKKFDEEREMNVLILVDVSGSSYFGSRYYLKLEAMAQIAALLGLAATKNRDVVGFGFYSEIIEKFTPFSKSRTQVQRMIRDVLTLKAQSRKTNLKAATDFARSVCKKRSTIFLIGDLFGVEHETSLRLLSRKHDVIGVAVNDPLELEPPSLGLIQWVDPESGESQWVDTDSLAVRDFVKNTMANLVSERKEVFRKARADLVETHTGEGVLEPIVRFYSQKRRRR
- a CDS encoding lytic transglycosylase, encoding MTKYFIKSLTALTLIVTVGCSTTYRSAFNADDAPVEGDITKFSVESQLPDMDAASESDLPQEVNGQVEKWINYFTGRGRPHMERYLSRSSRYLPMMKAILVKNGLPENLVYVALIESGFNSVAHSHAGAVGYWQFIRGTGKAYGLHIDSLVDERKDFILSTEAAAKYLSGLYNLFGSWYLAIAAYNVGENRIKRLVMKHQTRDFWELVRKRGLPRETQDYVPKFIAAKHIAKDPSKFGFTDIQYMVPLQFEEIRSNHAVDLKELAKRIDVDYQEIRALNPAYRSQYAPAMGGRVVLRVPVGQKLLAQQSLEFAKATRREIAKADRGYFVSHKVRRGETLGGIARRYRTSIRAIREANNMGRKTMIRAGSVIKVPSRTYAKSGSTSDASVRKRYSKSYANTRAPSGGGAPDYKVRRGDNLTIIASKFGTSVARLRAANGLKRGQVLMAGKRLKIPGHQLSDVHTVRRGDTLYDIARRYKTSVGRLAQANGLKRRDSLHVGKKLRIP
- a CDS encoding ATP-binding protein, translated to MAQMNPFEQQQPIGGVKTILAVGSGKGGVGKSTVALNLAYSLAKVGLKAALLDADIYGPSVPRLTGTLRQKPEITADGKIIPIERGGVKLMSIGYLIEESAALVWRGPMLFKAIDQFLRDVLWGEVDVLVIDLPPGTGDVQLTLAQKVPVSGAVVVSTPQDIALSDVKRSIDMFGRVGIPVLGVVENMSYMLTPAGDRVEMFQKGEIDAYLDGRGLKKLASVPFTLELSRSCEMGIPYVSSHPNTPTSKDFTTVAEYVKSKLV